The sequence GGGAGCGATCCGGCGTTCGTGCGCATCGCCGCGGAGACGCTGGCCATGCCGCTCGACGGTCGGCTCATGGCGGTCGTGGCGCTGCCGGGTTCCGGTGGGGTTCCGGCGCTCGACGCCCCGGGCGAGGCGTTGCTCAAGCGCGGCGTCCGGTCCGTGTGGGGGGCTCGCGGTGACACCCAGGTGGGTGTCGTGGTGCTCGCGGCGATCCGCCCGGGCGATCTCCTGAGCCTGCTGCGGGGGGCCGCGAACGGCCCGGTCGGGGTGTCCGACGTCGTCGAGGGCGCCGCCGCGGTCGGTGCGGCCTACCGCCTGGCCGAGACAGCGGTGCGCACGCTGCCCGCAGGGGTGCGCCGCGTGGTCAGCATCGACGACCGGCTGCCCGAGGCGCTGCTGAGCAACTCGCCCGAGATCAGCTCCCGCCTGGTGGGCCAGTCCCTCGGCGGGCTGCTCGAGCTGCCCGACGACGAGCGCGGGGTGCTGCTGGACACGCTCGCGGCGTTCCTCGCCACCGACGGGTCACCGACCCGCGCCGCCGACGCGCTGTACTGCCACCGGAACACCGTGATGCACCGGCTCCGGCGGATCGAGTCGGTGACCGGCCGGAAGGTGACCGACCCGCGGTCGCGGCTGCTCTGGCAGCTGGCCCTGCTGGGCACCGAGCACGGTGAGCCTGCCCGGCGC is a genomic window of Blastococcus sp. HT6-30 containing:
- a CDS encoding helix-turn-helix domain-containing protein, producing MQPFRPEVATRLGQLAPRLMDQLDAMTDRMLDVLVRTEPAYRELVGQSEQDVRMSTRSNLENGLRSLMSAAAGTGTPHLASAREVGRRRAAQGLPLEAVLRAYRLGGQVTWEALLLVSRSGTGQHDTLLLEVAGSVWRTNDAECAAVAEGYRQEQRRLAGVDEQARQQALDGLLEGRGSDPAFVRIAAETLAMPLDGRLMAVVALPGSGGVPALDAPGEALLKRGVRSVWGARGDTQVGVVVLAAIRPGDLLSLLRGAANGPVGVSDVVEGAAAVGAAYRLAETAVRTLPAGVRRVVSIDDRLPEALLSNSPEISSRLVGQSLGGLLELPDDERGVLLDTLAAFLATDGSPTRAADALYCHRNTVMHRLRRIESVTGRKVTDPRSRLLWQLALLGTEHGEPARRSA